One genomic window of Buchnera aphidicola (Thelaxes californica) includes the following:
- a CDS encoding TIGR00645 family protein: MEKKIANIIYASRWLMFPVYIGLSFGFVLLTVKFFQQIICVIPEILTMSESGLVLIVLSLIDIALVGGLLVMVMFSGYENFIAQMEISSNQKRLSWMGTMDVNSIKNKVASSIVAISSVHLLRLFMDAEKISDNKIMWCVIIHLTFVLSAFGMAYIDKMSKKHYT, from the coding sequence GTGGAAAAAAAAATTGCTAATATTATTTATGCTTCACGTTGGTTAATGTTTCCTGTTTATATTGGTTTATCTTTTGGTTTTGTTTTGTTAACGGTGAAATTTTTTCAACAAATTATTTGTGTTATACCTGAAATTTTAACTATGTCTGAGTCAGGATTAGTTCTCATTGTTCTTTCTTTAATTGATATCGCTTTAGTAGGGGGGTTATTAGTGATGGTAATGTTTTCAGGATATGAAAATTTTATTGCGCAAATGGAAATATCTAGTAACCAAAAAAGATTAAGTTGGATGGGTACTATGGATGTTAATTCTATAAAAAATAAAGTGGCTTCATCAATAGTCGCAATATCCTCAGTACATTTACTTAGGTTATTTATGGATGCTGAAAAAATTTCAGATAATAAAATTATGTGGTGCGTCATTATTCATTTAACTTTTGTATTATCCGCTTTTGGAATGGCGTATATAGATAAAATGAGCAAAAAACATTATACTTAA